In Ananas comosus cultivar F153 linkage group 7, ASM154086v1, whole genome shotgun sequence, the sequence ATCGACAAGTCTCAGCACCATGCAAGTCGGGCCTAAGTAAAAACTACCTGGTTTCTGATTGCTCCGATTAACATATCTTGGCACCCAGAAGCATAAACATTTTTCAAATCCGAGCACTGGAGCAGCAACCTTTCtgcaaatttttttgaaatattatgagTTATTATTCAGCTTTATCATATTTTGACCTCAGTGAGAATGTGATTACTAACCTGGATGTAGATTCGTACATGAATTTAGATTGAGATCATTAAGCTCTGGACAATTCAAGTACAAGGCCTGCGATGGGTAGGAAAGAAAATCAGTTCTGTAATAAATAAAGAGTTCTATTGTAAGGGAAGCAGCATAGCTTTCATTTGTATTATGACTCACATCTAAACCCGAGCAACCCCATAAACTGAGCTTCTTCAAATGTGCATGCTTTATAATCAACTTCTGGTAAATAGGCTGTGGTCTCACGGTCGACAATTTTTGGCACCATTTAACCTCTCCATGTTCTTCGCTAGTATGTGATTTGTCTTCTGCGGATTGAGAATTAACAACACATATGCTCATTCCACAGTCTATAAGTTGAAGAAGTGGAAGTTGAGCTGTAGCGAATTGAATCCCacctagaaaaaattttaagtggTGATAAAGTTAGGCAGTGTATTCAGAAGCAAAGATAGATAGATTGGGCCTTTCATTggccttttttaaaattatattacttCAGAACAAGAAAACAAGCAAAAACAGCCAGGAATTTGATGCTCACTTGAAGTAATGTTAGGACAAAGAGCAAGGAGAAGTCTTGATAGAGTTTGAGGGAACCCATTGCATATCATTCCAATCCCACTATCACTTATGCTTGATCTGGAGTCGCAAGAAATTCATAAAGTGAACTTCAAGTGGCATTTTAGGAGTCAATTTTTTTGTGGAAATAATGATCTAGcagttcttttaaaaaaaagacataCCCACTCAAATCAAGCAACTCTAGGATTGCAAAGGATGAAACTATAGCTGCTACAGATGCATCAGTGATCCCAGATCCCAGAACTAAAGATAGCATGCGTAATCCCCTGATTAAgcaaatatttttgttaaaaccTTGCAGAAATACTTTAGATTGCACATTGCAATGTCATATGAATTATTTACTCCTAAAGGAAAGCACAAATTTAGTACCTCAAGTTAGCACTTGTTAGAGCAATAACAGCTTCATTACAGAGCCGAATAGATGCAATATGAATGTTTCTCAATCTCGGACAGGTGCGGCCCAGGCTGTCCATCATGATAACAAGGTCGGTAGAATCATTTTCTTGTCGTGCAAAATCAAGAGAAATCTCTTTCAGATTTGGACAGTTGATAACCTATATATGAAGCTCAATCATGAGAATGCAGGAAGGAAAAAAGTAAATTTCTGCGGCCATTAGATGATGGAAAATGTGGAGAGAAGAGAATATACTGATTTTGAGAGGCAATAGAGATCTGACAACCAGATAGTGGACAGGCTTGACGAGGACAAGTTTAAGAAACCAAGATTCGTGCACCCTTCCAATTTGATCATCGAAAGAGAGCGCTTATCAGAAACAAACCGGCATAGTTCATCACTGCAAGATAACCCATTAAAATGaaagattaatttttaattaggcACTTGTGCTACTAATGCTACATATGACCTtcaaaaacaagatcaatattgtTTCAAGCATCATTATGTCAAACAacatcaatattttaatttggattacTTCAAACTTCTTGGAGATAATTGCCAGAAAAAAGCAAAGACTCAAACTTAAGACCTGCGATAAGATTACTTTCATGTATCATTAATATTTCCCGCAAGCCTCTTATATGAAACAGGAAACAAGATAGAGCCATCAGAATAGATCCAAATAACAACATTATATTCACTATTAACATTTAATCTCAAATgagtaattaaaaaaacaaagaagatcaAATAAGGTTAGAAGGAATGGGCATACCCAGTCAACCTATTGACTGCATTGTCGCCTAAGCTGATCTCAAAGGCTTTTAAACTAGGGCAAGAGAATGCAACACAAGCCAGCAATGTAGCATCAACATCACtgcaaaaaaaaggaagagaggaaAGATATGTTAGATCAAATTTTTCTGAATTCTATTGAAACTCAAAGATCCAGATCCACTCTTTAATTCACTTTCATGAGAATAAAAATGCATATTTGAAATGATTAAGATATTTTACAATGTTCCATTCACCTTTCCTTAATCAGATTAGCTAAGGAAGCAAAATCTAGTTAGATCAACTTCACTGTAGTACATATTGCctaaacaaaaaggaaaaaagaattatctttgttaaaaataagaaaattatttgtgaaaagggagtaaaaacaaaataaaaaaaaattgatcaaattTCCAAAATGAAAACGTGAGAACACATAGCAGATCTACCATCTCATGGATGATCTCACTTCTGCGGCCaatttttaacaattaaaaaaccaaaaaatagaaaagtacCAGCAATGAAAAACTCAAAAGAATGAGATTAGAAAAAGGGGATTAAAAAACTAAGGATGAAATAGTGAAGATGATATGTAACGCATCATCAGAAGCCtggaaaaagtaaataaaatgacCAGATCTAACAATTTTCAAGTATAAAAAACCAATTAAAATGGATAATCAAAGTAAAAGACCATCAAAAGGCCTATTGATCTGAAGACCCTCGATGccttaaattacaaaataccAAAACTTCAGATCCAAATCAAATACATGAaactaaaagagaaaaagatcaaAATCCACCAATTTCTCAGCATCAACATCAACTTTCACCTTCATATTATCTTGTAATACTTGATCGACCAATAAATCGGTACTGAAAATTTCAAAGGCTTAGGTTTTatatttgatctccattttaTCACATATAGGTCGACAATTACTTCTCCAAAATGCATTGTTTCAATCCATCAACAAAACTTCTTCCAAAAGCACTCACGAGTTCAGAACCAACACCATAAGATGAGGAGCATGAGCTCTTCCCGTAATTGGGCCACTAATTTACACCTCAGTGCCATATTTTAGTACAATTTGCGTAAAAATTCCATCTTTATCATAGTTTTTTATTCATTTCCGCTTATTTTTTTAGTTCGTAAATGGCATCCTCCTTCCGATCAAGGAAACGCCCTAACctttccatcctcaaagtgagCCGGGCCAACGCGGCACACTTATGCAGCACCGATCCGACGAACCCGATCTGTGACCTCggcgaaaccctaaccctaagttCCTCCGCCGACCTCCACACCCTCCGCACGCACTCTCTCCACCCCCTGcacaccgccgccgcccccaTCAGCTCCTTCGGCGAGAGCCGCCGCAGCACCTCCGCCATGCACGACACCGGGAGGACCACCGCGCCGCCCATCACCACCACCGCCTCCTCCCgcccctcctcctcgtcctccggCCCCACCACCGACTCCGGCggcgccgccacctcctccgGCGTCGGCGCGGCGGAGATCCGGTCGTCGTCGAAGGAGAgggcgcggcggaggcgggaGTCGGAGCGCGGGGGGAGGGCGGGGCCGTCGGCGGCGGAGCACACGTGGCCCTTCTTGGGGAGCCCACAGCGGCCGCAGTTGTAGTTCCCGCGCTTCTTCTGCGGCTGGCGCTTCGCCGCAGCGGTGGCATCCTCGGCGATCATGGTGCcgaagctagggttagggttagggttagggttagggtttgctcgcggagagagagagagagaaatggtggATATTGCGGAGGGTTAGAAATAAGAAGCGGGAAGCGAGATGGAGGCGGGGAAGGGGAGTGTCGGAAAAAGACGCGGGAGATTAGACTTCGTTTCGCGCCTTCCTATTTCACGTGCTCAGTTGGAAATCACTTCCCTGAACCCCGTTCACCTTTACACCTCCTACGCCGCCCTTCATCAGCCTCTTAAACTGTTAAGATTACGGTGTATGAT encodes:
- the LOC109712698 gene encoding F-box/LRR-repeat protein 17 is translated as MIAEDATAAAKRQPQKKRGNYNCGRCGLPKKGHVCSAADGPALPPRSDSRLRRALSFDDDRISAAPTPEEVAAPPESVVGPEDEEEGREEAVVVMGGAVVLPVSCMAEVLRRLSPKELMGAAAVCRGWRECVRRVWRSAEELRVRVSPRSQIGFVGSVLHKCAALARLTLRMESDVDATLLACVAFSCPSLKAFEISLGDNAVNRLTGDELCRFVSDKRSLSMIKLEGCTNLGFLNLSSSSLSTIWLSDLYCLSKSVINCPNLKEISLDFARQENDSTDLVIMMDSLGRTCPRLRNIHIASIRLCNEAVIALTSANLRGLRMLSLVLGSGITDASVAAIVSSFAILELLDLSGSSISDSGIGMICNGFPQTLSRLLLALCPNITSSGIQFATAQLPLLQLIDCGMSICVVNSQSAEDKSHTSEEHGEVKWCQKLSTVRPQPIYQKLIIKHAHLKKLSLWGCSGLDALYLNCPELNDLNLNSCTNLHPERLLLQCSDLKNVYASGCQDMLIGAIRNQVLNEFASPENHLPCKRLADGSKRVQVPHFLLQQQADDEKCKRAKRSQCVVHLDG